One stretch of Akkermansia sp. RCC_12PD DNA includes these proteins:
- a CDS encoding DNA translocase FtsK, protein MALDAQERHVFEHEEDHPPVWMGMAWGVVSVLAGAALLASMLTFDVREISWNYLNKSGEVMEGTTNLLNVVGLYGAGIVYWVLGGMAWMLVILLAWWGCYRFTHRGQLTRGVIYGGVFLLVSGCLFLTAGHVTGAEWVERHQVLGAGGLVGNLLGTNLLIPLAGVSVILAVSGLGYIIALIYAAGLRLRPLFRAVLREFRSWRMNRKEKKMERRSSQLAREAARVRASMQDAALSSPPSARRSRAASSRLHRTGDDLEGLYNEVAAASSVRMSASSKKSSASRTQGNLPLTTTPKITVAEPAEIKPAPKVQPFAKIATPPTEEFKDYQLPGFELLHYEEKPDGPTDADREEMLEIQQKIIETLTTFRVDVTPGDITRGPTITRYEVYPARGVRVNTFDQYSKDIALATRAESVNIVAPIPGKDTVGIEIVNRKKVAVPLRELLQDPEFCSPKKKIPLALGKDVYGRTVIGDLASMPHLLVAGATGSGKSVCINSIISSMLLKFRPDELRLILVDPKVVEMQPYSKLPHLIVPVVTDPKKVPNALRWCVNEMEHRYHCFAKVGVRNFEAFNKRPPEMPAEEEEEPESGEVDEALAESIARELESQGEWPAEEDDELDLDDDGVIPERFPYIVIIIDELADLMQTVGADIETNIGRLTQKARAAGIHLIVATQTPRRQVVTGTIKANIPTRIAFQVASGTDSRVILDRQGAEKLVGKGDLLYLPPGSAQVERAQGAFISDDEVEALVAHCASQARQKFHEEVQKTLDEASHGGADSPLDDAEEECYAKCLEVALIERKVSTSLLQRRLSIGYGRAARMMDLLESRGIIAPADNTNRPRKVLVE, encoded by the coding sequence ATGGCATTGGATGCGCAGGAGCGTCATGTATTTGAGCATGAAGAGGACCATCCTCCCGTTTGGATGGGAATGGCGTGGGGAGTTGTTTCCGTACTGGCCGGAGCGGCTTTGCTGGCTTCCATGCTGACTTTTGACGTCCGGGAAATAAGCTGGAATTATCTCAATAAGTCCGGCGAGGTGATGGAAGGGACGACCAATCTTCTGAATGTGGTGGGGCTGTATGGCGCCGGCATCGTTTACTGGGTGCTGGGGGGAATGGCCTGGATGCTGGTGATTTTGCTGGCCTGGTGGGGATGTTACCGTTTTACCCACCGCGGACAGCTGACCCGCGGTGTGATCTATGGTGGCGTCTTTCTGCTGGTGAGCGGGTGCCTGTTCCTGACTGCCGGCCATGTTACGGGGGCGGAATGGGTAGAGCGTCATCAGGTGCTGGGCGCCGGGGGCCTTGTCGGCAATCTTCTCGGAACGAATCTCCTGATTCCTTTGGCGGGAGTGTCTGTCATTCTGGCTGTTTCCGGGCTGGGATACATCATTGCCTTGATCTATGCGGCGGGCCTGCGGCTCCGTCCCCTTTTCCGCGCTGTTCTCCGGGAGTTCCGCTCATGGAGAATGAACAGGAAAGAAAAAAAGATGGAACGCCGTTCCTCCCAACTGGCCAGAGAAGCAGCCCGCGTGAGAGCCAGCATGCAGGATGCGGCCCTGTCCTCTCCTCCTTCCGCCAGACGGAGCCGTGCGGCTTCTTCCCGCTTGCACCGTACCGGGGATGATCTGGAAGGGTTGTATAATGAAGTGGCCGCCGCTTCTTCTGTCCGGATGTCCGCATCTTCCAAAAAATCTTCCGCTTCGCGGACGCAGGGGAACCTGCCGCTGACGACGACTCCGAAAATCACAGTGGCGGAGCCTGCGGAAATCAAGCCTGCGCCCAAGGTGCAGCCTTTCGCCAAAATAGCCACGCCGCCTACGGAGGAATTCAAGGATTATCAGCTTCCCGGTTTCGAACTGCTGCATTATGAGGAAAAGCCGGACGGACCCACGGATGCGGACCGGGAGGAAATGCTGGAAATCCAGCAAAAAATCATTGAGACGCTGACGACGTTCCGCGTGGATGTGACGCCGGGGGACATCACCCGCGGCCCGACCATCACCCGGTATGAGGTATACCCCGCGCGCGGCGTGCGCGTGAACACGTTTGACCAGTACTCCAAGGATATCGCACTGGCGACCAGAGCGGAAAGCGTGAACATCGTGGCCCCCATTCCGGGCAAGGACACGGTGGGTATTGAAATCGTCAACCGCAAAAAGGTGGCCGTTCCGCTCCGGGAACTGCTCCAGGACCCCGAATTCTGTTCTCCCAAAAAGAAAATTCCGCTGGCCCTGGGCAAGGACGTGTATGGGCGCACCGTGATAGGGGACCTGGCCTCCATGCCCCACCTGCTGGTGGCGGGAGCTACGGGCTCTGGCAAATCCGTGTGCATCAACAGCATCATCTCTTCCATGCTGTTGAAATTCAGGCCGGATGAACTCAGGCTGATTCTGGTGGACCCCAAGGTGGTGGAAATGCAGCCGTACTCCAAGCTGCCTCATTTGATCGTCCCCGTGGTGACGGATCCCAAAAAGGTGCCGAATGCCCTGCGCTGGTGCGTGAATGAAATGGAGCACCGCTACCACTGCTTTGCCAAGGTGGGCGTGCGCAATTTTGAAGCCTTCAACAAGCGGCCGCCTGAAATGCCCGCGGAAGAGGAAGAAGAACCGGAATCCGGAGAAGTGGACGAGGCGCTGGCGGAATCCATCGCCCGGGAGCTGGAATCCCAGGGGGAATGGCCTGCGGAAGAGGATGACGAACTGGACCTGGACGACGACGGCGTGATTCCCGAACGCTTCCCCTACATCGTGATCATCATTGACGAGCTTGCCGACCTGATGCAGACGGTAGGGGCGGACATTGAAACCAACATCGGCCGCCTGACACAGAAAGCCCGCGCTGCCGGGATTCACCTCATTGTCGCCACGCAGACGCCGCGGCGGCAGGTGGTGACGGGTACCATCAAGGCCAATATTCCCACGCGCATCGCCTTCCAGGTAGCCAGCGGCACGGACAGCCGCGTGATTCTGGACAGGCAGGGGGCGGAAAAGCTGGTGGGGAAGGGCGACCTTCTGTACCTGCCGCCCGGTTCCGCCCAGGTGGAACGCGCCCAGGGCGCATTTATTTCCGATGACGAGGTGGAAGCCCTGGTGGCCCACTGCGCGTCCCAGGCCAGGCAGAAATTCCATGAAGAGGTCCAGAAGACGCTGGACGAAGCCTCCCATGGCGGAGCGGACAGCCCGCTGGATGACGCGGAGGAGGAATGCTACGCCAAATGCCTGGAAGTGGCCCTTATTGAACGCAAAGTAAGCACATCCCTCCTGCAGCGGCGCCTGAGCATCGGCTACGGACGCGCCGCGCGCATGATGGACCTGCTGGAATCCCGCGGAATCATTGCTCCTGCAGACAACACCAACCGCCCGCGCAAGGTGCTGGTGGAATAA
- the rbr gene encoding rubrerythrin, with protein sequence MKSIKGTETEKNLLKAFAGESEARNRYTYFAGVAKKAGYEQIAAIFLETADNEKEHAKVFFKLLKDACIEVTHTVCTAPLESTEECLLAAAAGEHEEWSDMYPAFAEVADREGFPAIAETFRKIATVEQHHEARYRKLAENVREGAVFAKKQETQWKCRNCGYIHTGDTAPKVCPACVHPQAFFEVLADNF encoded by the coding sequence ATGAAATCCATCAAAGGCACAGAAACAGAAAAAAATCTCCTCAAGGCGTTTGCCGGGGAGTCCGAAGCCCGCAACCGTTACACCTACTTTGCCGGTGTGGCCAAAAAAGCCGGTTACGAGCAGATCGCGGCCATTTTCCTGGAAACGGCTGACAATGAAAAGGAACACGCCAAAGTGTTCTTTAAACTGTTGAAAGACGCCTGCATTGAAGTGACGCATACCGTTTGCACGGCCCCCCTGGAATCCACGGAGGAATGCCTGCTGGCCGCCGCCGCCGGAGAACACGAGGAGTGGTCGGACATGTACCCCGCCTTTGCCGAAGTGGCGGACAGGGAAGGTTTCCCCGCCATTGCGGAAACCTTCCGCAAGATCGCCACGGTGGAACAGCACCATGAAGCCCGTTACCGCAAACTGGCGGAGAACGTGCGCGAAGGCGCCGTATTCGCCAAGAAGCAGGAAACCCAGTGGAAGTGCCGCAATTGCGGTTACATCCACACCGGAGACACGGCTCCCAAGGTATGCCCCGCCTGCGTGCATCCCCAGGCATTCTTTGAAGTGCTGGCAGACAACTTTTAA